A stretch of Henckelia pumila isolate YLH828 chromosome 4, ASM3356847v2, whole genome shotgun sequence DNA encodes these proteins:
- the LOC140863087 gene encoding uncharacterized protein isoform X1 — MTPLIKITNNQKNQKMKNLQMRGYPCCHAACAIAQGRLKIQDYVASYFFKDEYLKGYSHVIHVVPGVVDYCKSSCAPLGPPPIKKKRGRPKKNRRKDPVEGKSVSTRKGLTHTCSRCLEVGHNKATCNNTMHPKSKLNKRPEGVGNGDEMGHQCTQASSSTFASRKKKKSNESRQTQNSTTGQAGDTPRESVAQDHVSMVMTV, encoded by the exons ATGCGTGGATACCCTTGCTGCCACGCAGCTTGTGCAATTGCTCAAGGTAGACTGAAAATTCAGGATTATGTGGCAAGCTACTTCTTCAAAGATGAATACCTAAAAGGGTATTCACATGTTATCCATGTTGTTCCAGGTGTGGTGGACTACTGTAAGTCTAGTTGTGCACCTCTTGGACCACCTCCCATAAAAAAGAAGAGAGGCCGGCCCAAGAAAAACAGAAGAAAGGACCCGGTTGAAGGCAAGAGTGTTTCTACTAGAAAAGGCCTTACACATACTTGTTCTAGGTGCTTGGAAGTGGGTCACAATAAAGCAACTTGCAACAATACTATGCACCCTAAATCAAAGCTCAATAAG AGGCCAGAAGGTGTTGGAAATGGTGATGAAATGGGACACCAATGCACTCAAGCAAGCAGTTCTACCTTTGCTTCAAGAAAG AAAAAAAAGAGTAATGAATCAAGGCAAACACAAAATAGTACAACGGGACAAGCAGGTGATACACCGAGAGAAAGTGTTGCACAAGACCATGTTTCAATGGTGATGACAGTTTAA